The sequence TGTACCGCGGCGTTTACGGCGGCCGCGACGAGGACCGTGTTGAAGAAGAACGAGACGACCGCATGCGTCAGATTGAAACGCCGCATCGCCGTCGTGGTAATGGCGACATCGGAGGTCTGCGCGGTCATGCCGATGACGAAGGCGAAATAGAGAAAATCATGGCCGCCGGGCATGTCGGTCCCGGGAAACGCCAGTCCACGGGCTGCGGGATCGCTGCCATCATCATGACGGCCCGCAAGCCAGTAAAGATGGGCATAGTGCAATGCTGCCATGGTGTGAATCGTCGCCCATCCGAGCGTGACCGAGGCAAAGGTCAGGATCAGTTCGGGACCGCTCCCGCCACCCGCCCGGTTGAGCGCGAGAAAGAGCGCCACAAGCGAAACAGCGGCGACCGAAAGCGTCACGAGAAAGATGATCGGTTCCGGTTCGCCGGTGTCGCGGGCATTGGCCTTGAGATAGCTTCCGGTGAGGTTGGGAAGCCGGAATGTCGTTATCGAGAGATAAATGCAGAAGAAGAGGATGGCCGCGATCTCAATGGCCCAATCACGAAAAAACGGGACGCCGACCGGCAGGCTGAGAAAGGCGCCCGCGAGCGCAAAATAGAACGGCCAATGCCTCAGGCGTGTCTTGGAATTCATTTGCGTCTCGCGCTCACAGGCTGTCGCTTCCGATCGTCACCTTTTGATCTGACGGCAGAGCCGGTCAAGCGTTTCGAGAAAGGTTGAGCGGTCTCGGGCCGTGAAGGCAGGATTATAGCCCTTGCTTTCGCCCGTTTCCCGAAGGTGCGCGCCGAGGTCGCGCATCGCCGACGCCATGCCGATATTGGTCTTGTCGAAGACGCGGCCGGAGGGGCCAGTGACAAGAGCGCCCGCGGCGACACAGCGTGTGGCCAGCGGCACGTCGGCGGTGACCACGATATCGCCTTCGCCGGCGTGCTCGGCAATCCAGTTGTCCGCGGCGTCGAAACCCGCTGACACGATGACGTTGCGAACCATCGGGTCACGCGACGGGCGCAGTCCTGAATTGGCGACGAAGGTCACCTCGAAACCGTGGCGCTCTGCCACCTTCAGGATTTCCGCCTTTACCGGGCACGCATCAGCATCGACATAGATCATCATCGGCAATCAACTTCTCAACGGCACGGAAAAGCGCCGAAATTCAAACGATTCCGGCGCTTCCCTGATTTAAATCATGAGCTCAGTAGATCACGATGCTCCTGATGCTTTCGCCGGAATGCATCAGCTCGAAGCCCTTGTTGATGTCCTCGAGCGGCATCGTATGGGTGATCATCGGATCGATCTCGATCTTGCCTTCCATGTACCAGTCGACGATCTTCGGCACATCGGTGCGGCCGCGCGCGCCGCCGAAGGCGGTGCCCATCCAGGAGCGGCCGGTGACCAGTTGGAACGGCCGCGTCGAAATCTCCTGGCCGGCACCGGCAACGCCGATGACCACCGACTTGCCCCAGCCGCGATGGCTGGCCTCCAGCGCCTGGCGCATCACCTTGGTGTTGCCGGTGCAGTCGAAGGTGTAGTCGGCACCGCCGATCTGGTCGGCGCCGCGCTTCGTCAGGTTGACGAGATAGGGGACGATGTCGTCGCCGACCTCCTTCGGATTGACGAAATGGGTCATGCCGAACTTTTCGCCCCATTCCTTCTTGTCGTTGTTGAGGTCGACGCCGATGATCATGTCGGCACCGGCAAGCCTCAAGCCTTGAATGACGTTGAGGCCGATGCCGCCGAGCCCGAAGACGATGGCGGTCGCGCCGATCTCCACCTTGGCGGTGTTGATCACCGCGCCGATGCCGGTGGTGACGCCGCAGCCGATGTAGCAGATCTTGTCGAACGGGGCGTCGGGATTGACCTTGGCGACGGCGATCTCCGGCAGCACGGTGAAATTGGCAAAGGTCGAGCAGCCCATATAGTGGTGGATCTTGTCGCCACCGATCGAGAAGCGCGAGGTGCCGTCCGGCATCAGCCCTTGCCCTTGCGTGGCGCGGATGGCGGTGCAGAGATTGGTCTTTCGGCTGAGGCACGAGGGGCAGGCGCGGCATTCCGGCGTATAGAGCGGAATGACATGGTCGCCCTTCTTCACCGAGGTGACGCCGGGGCCGACATCGACGACGATGCCGGCGCCCTCATGGCCGAGGATCGCCGGAAACAGCCCTTCCGGATCGGCACCGGACAGGGTGAAGTCGTCGGTGTGGCAGATGCCGG is a genomic window of Sinorhizobium numidicum containing:
- a CDS encoding S-(hydroxymethyl)glutathione dehydrogenase/class III alcohol dehydrogenase; this encodes MDVRAAVAVQAGKPLEVMTVQLEGPRAGEVLVEVKATGICHTDDFTLSGADPEGLFPAILGHEGAGIVVDVGPGVTSVKKGDHVIPLYTPECRACPSCLSRKTNLCTAIRATQGQGLMPDGTSRFSIGGDKIHHYMGCSTFANFTVLPEIAVAKVNPDAPFDKICYIGCGVTTGIGAVINTAKVEIGATAIVFGLGGIGLNVIQGLRLAGADMIIGVDLNNDKKEWGEKFGMTHFVNPKEVGDDIVPYLVNLTKRGADQIGGADYTFDCTGNTKVMRQALEASHRGWGKSVVIGVAGAGQEISTRPFQLVTGRSWMGTAFGGARGRTDVPKIVDWYMEGKIEIDPMITHTMPLEDINKGFELMHSGESIRSIVIY
- a CDS encoding YaiI/YqxD family protein, yielding MIYVDADACPVKAEILKVAERHGFEVTFVANSGLRPSRDPMVRNVIVSAGFDAADNWIAEHAGEGDIVVTADVPLATRCVAAGALVTGPSGRVFDKTNIGMASAMRDLGAHLRETGESKGYNPAFTARDRSTFLETLDRLCRQIKR
- a CDS encoding DUF1345 domain-containing protein, whose translation is MNSKTRLRHWPFYFALAGAFLSLPVGVPFFRDWAIEIAAILFFCIYLSITTFRLPNLTGSYLKANARDTGEPEPIIFLVTLSVAAVSLVALFLALNRAGGGSGPELILTFASVTLGWATIHTMAALHYAHLYWLAGRHDDGSDPAARGLAFPGTDMPGGHDFLYFAFVIGMTAQTSDVAITTTAMRRFNLTHAVVSFFFNTVLVAAAVNAAVQLAGGVPPVPGSTQ